The nucleotide window GAAAATACACTGATGCCAATGTGATGGAGATGCCAAATAAAGGAATTAAGCAAATAAACAGGGCTTCAGAGAGGTGTTCAGAGATGCAGGAACAGTAACACAAGGAGGAAACTGAGAAGGAGATTTCTTCCATCTAAGGGTAGAAGTCATAAGCTTAGCATGAAATGGAAGTTACattctttttttgagaaatatgGGAAATAATATAATTTCACATTCACAGGGTCTCTTACCAGAGACTAGTATATTCTAAGAACAGTATTTGGATTAAAGGGGCAGGCCATGCTGCAACTGGAGGACTGCATTAAGTAAGCCCTTGGTACCAAAGGGGcgtgcagggcagcagctgccgcTCGGACGACGCAGGCACACGGGACTCTGCAGGTCGCACAAGCTGAGGGGCAGCGCTGGGCAGTGTCTCTGAAGCCAGTTACGTCCAGTCATAACAAACTTTACTGCAAGGGTAGACCTAAACCGAGGTACCATCCTAATACATCCTTCTTGGACTATATTCCTGGTCCCTGTATTAGGTATACAATTTGCCAGAATACTTGTGCATTACTATTAGAAAAAGGCGATGTTAATGTTTGTAGGAccaatttttttattataaagacattttttgtgtTTGAATATACCATCATCATGGTCTGTAACATTAAAAATTCCTTggaaaaagtggaagaaagaaacatttcacaCACAGGCACAAACTGGATAATTAAAACAGCTCTAGTTCTTCAATTTCTGTGCTAGAAGAGATGggtaacaaattattttcaactgTCAACCAATGGAAAGAATTGGTCAAAATTTCAGAAGGGTAAAATTTTTTATAGGTTAAAACTCGTAATGAAGTTCTTGGTCAATAAGGTGTATTTAACATGACAGATGACTGAGAATGCCCCTAGTTATTTGGTGCAAGTTAATTTCATGCAAATATTCCATTTTCCACTGAATGTTGTTAAAATACAGGGCAAAATCTTTAAAGGTAAGCAATGAAGAAAAACCTGTATCACTGTGGACTACCAGGGTGAGCATCACCTCACAAGCATAAGAAAAGTACAGACAGAAAGTTCTCATCTCTACTGTACAGGTACATGTTATGCAGTCCACCCAATGATCTTATACATCAGGGCCCTCAGAAGCCTGGCTTCGTAGGTAACGGTATTCTTCCCACTGTGCATCCTCTTCTCTTCAAGGGGCTGCTCGATGACAGCTGGGATGTTTCTTCCATACAGCTCACACTGCTTCAGAAACTGAACACACTCTTGAATAATGTTGTCATGTAGCATAATCATGTGCTTCGACATGTTCTCCAGCAAGGACAGGAAACACCGTTTGGCATAATACCATGTGTCAGTGCTCAGTTTTTTGTTATATGGCTCCAGGCTTTTAATGACCCTTGAAATACCGAAGTCATAGTTTCCCTTCACACAGTAAAGGGTACCAATGACCAGATTGACAATGCAGAGATGGTAGACATTTTTATCAGGATTATTATAGGACAGCTGCTCTTCTCCTTTCTCAATCTTCCTCAGCAGTTCCTCTGCATCTTCATTCTGACTTGTGAGGATGTAGGAGACACAGAGGTTAGCTAACACAATAGCACTGACGTGGAGAATGTTGTCATAGTGCTTCTTAACTATTGGCTCATAGAAGCTAATAGCCTCTTTATACTTGTTCTCTTGCATGAAGAGCACGTGAGCCACATTGAGTTTCCACACCTCATGTTCATTACAGAACTCCACTGATTTGCGGAAAATCTTTTCTACCATTGTGTAATTCTTCATGTCCCAGTAGATCTTTGCCTGGGCCATCAAGAGAGGTACATATTTTTCCAGGGTCTCGTCATACTCATTAACTGTTTTTTTTACAGTTTCATCATCCCAATTTTGTCTAGCTTCCTGTACCTGCTTCGTGAGTTTTCTCAGCTGCTCAGTCAGTGTCCCTGATGAATCATCTAACTTGTGGAAAGCCTCCTCAGGGGCAGTTTGACAAGTAATAATGGCATCCAAGAAGTTGTACAGGTAAGGTGTGAGCAGTTTATAAGTCAGATGGGCATTCTCTGCCAGCACATCAGCTGCCAGGTCATAATACTGATGTTTGCAATAGAGGAGTAACAAGTTTCCAAAAGTTTCTGGTGGACAAGGGTTCTGCAGCAGAAGAAACTGCAGTTTCTCAAACCCTTCAGTGGGCTGGCTGTCCATGTTCATTAGTGCTTGGTTGTGCAGTGTGACTGGATCCAACTCCTCTTCGGCCCTCGGCGGCATATCTGTGAGCGCCTCCTGGGCCGCTTTCAGGTTGCGCAGTTGGTACTCAA belongs to Athene noctua chromosome 7, bAthNoc1.hap1.1, whole genome shotgun sequence and includes:
- the IFT70B gene encoding intraflagellar transport protein 70B, encoding MEGAPVPDGQYTAVVYGLIGGGRYGEAVSLLSRELQKSCRSRGGLSLLGYCHYQLQDFAAAAECYEQLVALHPDLDAYRLYQAQALYKAGLYAEALRAASPLLDLPAYQGRALRLQAAVHYAQGDLPAAKSLVEEALAAAADGGPGAAEDPSERADAEINLGCLLYRQGRHEEASGKFAGAMQVLGYCPELSYNMALCCYAAKQYAPALKHISDIIERGIHQHPELSVGMTTEGIDVRSVGNTLLLHRTALVEAFNLKAAIEYQLRNLKAAQEALTDMPPRAEEELDPVTLHNQALMNMDSQPTEGFEKLQFLLLQNPCPPETFGNLLLLYCKHQYYDLAADVLAENAHLTYKLLTPYLYNFLDAIITCQTAPEEAFHKLDDSSGTLTEQLRKLTKQVQEARQNWDDETVKKTVNEYDETLEKYVPLLMAQAKIYWDMKNYTMVEKIFRKSVEFCNEHEVWKLNVAHVLFMQENKYKEAISFYEPIVKKHYDNILHVSAIVLANLCVSYILTSQNEDAEELLRKIEKGEEQLSYNNPDKNVYHLCIVNLVIGTLYCVKGNYDFGISRVIKSLEPYNKKLSTDTWYYAKRCFLSLLENMSKHMIMLHDNIIQECVQFLKQCELYGRNIPAVIEQPLEEKRMHSGKNTVTYEARLLRALMYKIIGWTA